A single Oncorhynchus nerka isolate Pitt River linkage group LG10, Oner_Uvic_2.0, whole genome shotgun sequence DNA region contains:
- the LOC115135053 gene encoding alpha-actinin-2 isoform X3, whose protein sequence is MMTEIETTVHYNNGFGDEEDYMIQEDEWDRDMLLDPAWEKQQRKTFTAWCNSHLRKAGTQIENIEDDFRNGLKLMLLLEVISGERLPKPDRGKMRFHKIANVNKALDFITSKGVKLVSIGAEEIVDGNIKMTLGMIWTIILRFAIQDISVEETSAKEGLLLWCQRKTAPYRNVNVQNFHVSWKDGLAFCALIHRHRPDLIDYAKLNKDDPMGNLNLAFEIAEKHLDIPKMLDAEDIINTPKPDERAIMTYVSCFYHAFAGAEQAETAANRICKVLGVNQENEKLMEEYERLASELLEWIRRTTPWLENRTAEKNMVEMQRKLEDFRDYRRMHKPPKVQEKCQLEISFNTLQTKLRISNRPAFMPSEGKMVSDIASAWQGLEGAEKGYEEWLLTEIRRLERLDHLAEKFRQKASTHETWANGKELILSQKDYETATLTEVRALLRKHESFESDLAAHQDRVEQIAAIAQELNELDYYDVAAVNQRCQRICDLWDQLGTLTQKRREALERTEKLLETIDQLFLEFAKRSAPFNNWMEGAMEDLQDMFFVHTIDEVQSLISSHEQFKATLPEADGERQAILGIHMEVQKISQSYGIKANLINPYSTITTEELLAKWDRVKKLVPQREGSLQEELARQHASERLRRQFAVQANLIGPWIQTRMEEIGHCSLEVGGTLEDQMTQLKQFEHVIVTYKPNIDKLEGDHQLIQESLVFDNKHTNYTMEHIRVGWELLLTTIARTINEIETQILTRDAKGISQEQMHEFRSSFNHFDRENTGKLRSEEFKACLISLGHVGNDHQKKHGAMDTDDFRACLISMGYDLGEVEFARIMMLVDPSATGMVSFQSFIDFMTRETTDTDTADQVVASFRILAANKPYILVEELRRELPPDQAEYCILRMAPYSGPGGPAGALDYTAFSTALYGESDL, encoded by the exons ATGATGACCGAAATAGAGACGACAGTGCATTATAATAACGGATTCGGGGATGAGGAGGACTACATGATACAGGAGGATGAGTGGGACCGGGACATGTTGCTGGACCCTGCCTGGGAAAAACAGCAAAGAAAG ACCTTCACAGCCTGGTGTAACTCCCACCTGAGGAAAGCAGGAACACAGATTGAGAACATTGAGGACGACTTTAGGAATGGCCTCAAACTCATGCTTCTCTTGGAAGTTATTTCAG GTGAGAGGTTACCCAAGCCTGACAGAGGGAAGATGCGTTTTCATAAGATTGCCAACGTCAACAAAGCCTTAGATTTCATCACCAGCAAAGGAGTGAAACTTGTCTCGATTGGAGCTGAAG AAATTGTGGATGGTAACATTAAGATGACACTTGGAATGATATGGACCATCATCCTCCGCtttgccatccaggacatctctGTAGAAG AAACCTCTGCAAAGGAAGGCCTTCTCTTGTGGTGCCAGAGAAAGACTGCCCCCTACAGGAATGTCAATGTCCAGAACTTCCATGTTAG CTGGAAGGACGGACTGGCCTTCTGTGCCCTGATTCACAGACACAGGCCTGACCTCATCGACTACGCTAAGCTCAACAAG GATGATCCCATGGGGAACCTGAACCTGGCGTTTGAAATAGCAGAGAAGCACCTGGATATTCCCAAGATGCTGGATGCAGAAG aCATCATCAACACCCCCAAGCCTGATGAGAGAGCTATCATGACCTATGTGTCCTGCTTCTATCATGCATTTGCTGGAGCCGAGCAG GCTGAAACGGCAGCCAACAGGATCTGTAAAGTGCTGGGTGTGAACCAGGAGAATGAGAAACTGATGGAGGAATACGAGAGGTTGGCCAGCGAG CTACTGGAGTGGATCCGCCGGACCACCCCATGGTTGGAGAACAGGACTGCAGAGAAGAACATGGTTGAGATGCAGAGAAAGCTGGAAGATTTCCGAGACTACCGCCGCATGCACAAGCCCCCCAAGGTGCAGGAGAAGTGCCAGCTGGAGATCAGCTTCAACACCCTGCAGACCAAGCTGCGCATCAGCAACCGTCCCGCTTTCATGCCCTCGGAGGGAAAGATGGTGTCT GACATAGCCAGTGCATGGCAGGGGCTGGAGGGGGCAGAGAAAGGCTACGAGGAGTGGCTTCTGACAGAGATCCGAAGACTTGAGAGACTGGACCACCTGGCTGAAAAGTTTCGCCAGAAAGCCAGCACCCATGAGACCTGGGCTAATG GTAAAGAGCTGATTCTATCTCAGAAGGACTACGAGACGGCCACCCTGACGGAGGTGCGGGCGTTGCTACGGAAACACGAGTCATTTGAGAGTGACCTGGCTGCTCATCAGGACAGGGTGGAGCAGATCGCTGCCATCGCACAGGAGCTCAA TGAGCTGGACTATTATGATGTGGCTGCTGTCAACCAGAGGTGCCAGAGAATCTGTGACCTGTGGGATCAACTTGGTACACTGAcccagaagaggagagaggctctGGAG AGGACAGAGAAGTTGCTGGAAACCATTGATCAGTTGTTCCTGGAGTTTGCCAAGAGATCAGCACCCTTCAACAACTGGATGGAAGGGGCCATGGAGGATCTGCAGGACATGTTTTTTGTACACACTATCGATGAGGTCCAG AGCCTGATCTCTTCCCATGAGCAGTTCAAGGCCACCCTCCCAGaggcagacggagagagacaggccATCCTGGGGATCCACATGGAGGTGCAGAAGATCTCCCAGAGCTACGGCATCAAGGCCAACCTCATCAACCCCTATAGCACCATCACCACCGAGGAACTCCTCGCCAAGTGGGACAGG GTGAAGAAGCTGGTTCCCCAGAGAGAAGGCTCCCTCCAGGAAGAGCTAGCCCGGCAGCATGCTAGCGAGAGGCTGAGACGGCAGTTTGCTGTCCAGGCTAACCTCATCGGACCATGGATACAGACAAGGATGGAG GAGATTGGCCACTGCTCCCTGGAGGTGGGTGGTACCCTGGAGGACCAGATGACCCAGCTGAAGCAGTTTGAGCACGTCATCGTCACCTACAAGCCCAACATCGACAAGCTGGAGGGAGACCACCAGCTCATCCAGGAGTCTCTGGTGTTTGACAACAAGCACACCAACTACACTATGGAG CACATCCGTGTGGGCTGGGagctcctcctcaccaccatcGCCCGCACCATCAACGAGATCGAGACCCAGATCCTGACCCGTGATGCCAAGGGCATCAGTCAGGAACAGATGCACGAGTTCCGCTCTTCCTTCAACCACTTTGATCGG GAGAACACAGGCAAACTGCGTAGTGAGGAGTTCAAGGCCTGTCTGATCAGCCTGGGTCATGTGGGCAATGACCATCAG AAGAAACACGGGGCGATGGACACTGATGACTTTAGGGCCTGTCTGATCTCCATGGGTTATGATTTG GGTGAAGTGGAATTTGCCCGCATCATGATGCTGGTAGATCCCAGTGCCACTGGCATGGTGTCTTTCCAATCCTTTATCGATTTTATGACCAGAGAAACCACTGACACAGACACCGCCGACCAGGTCGTGGCATCCTTCAGAATCCTGGCAGccaataag CCCTACATCCTGGTTGAGGAGCTGAGGAGGGAGCTCCCCCCTGACCAGGCAGAGTACTGTATCTTGAGGATGGCCCCCTACAGTGGTCCAGGGGGACCCGCGGGGGCTCTAGACTACACCGCCTTCTCCACTGCCCTCTACGGAGAGAGTGACCTCTAA
- the LOC115135053 gene encoding alpha-actinin-2 isoform X2: MMTEIETTVHYNNGFGDEEDYMIQEDEWDRDMLLDPAWEKQQRKTFTAWCNSHLRKAGTQIENIEDDFRNGLKLMLLLEVISGERLPKPDRGKMRFHKIANVNKALDFITSKGVKLVSIGAEEIVDGNIKMTLGMIWTIILRFAIQDISVEETSAKEGLLLWCQRKTAPYRNVNVQNFHVSWKDGLAFCALIHRHRPDLIDYAKLNKDDPMGNLNLAFEIAEKHLDIPKMLDAEDIINTPKPDERAIMTYVSCFYHAFAGAEQAETAANRICKVLGVNQENEKLMEEYERLASELLEWIRRTTPWLENRTAEKNMVEMQRKLEDFRDYRRMHKPPKVQEKCQLEISFNTLQTKLRISNRPAFMPSEGKMVSDIASAWQGLEGAEKGYEEWLLTEIRRLERLDHLAEKFRQKASTHETWANGKELILSQKDYETATLTEVRALLRKHESFESDLAAHQDRVEQIAAIAQELNELDYYDVAAVNQRCQRICDLWDQLGTLTQKRREALERTEKLLETIDQLFLEFAKRSAPFNNWMEGAMEDLQDMFFVHTIDEVQSLISSHEQFKATLPEADGERQAILGIHMEVQKISQSYGIKANLINPYSTITTEELLAKWDRVKKLVPQREGSLQEELARQHASERLRRQFAVQANLIGPWIQTRMEEIGHCSLEVGGTLEDQMTQLKQFEHVIVTYKPNIDKLEGDHQLIQESLVFDNKHTNYTMEHIRVGWELLLTTIARTINEIETQILTRDAKGISQEQMHEFRSSFNHFDRKKHGAMDTDDFRACLISMGYDLGEVEFARIMMLVDPSATGMVSFQSFIDFMTRETTDTDTADQVVASFRILAANKPYILVEELRRELPPDQAEYCILRMAPYSGPGGPAGALDYTAFSTALYGESDL; the protein is encoded by the exons ATGATGACCGAAATAGAGACGACAGTGCATTATAATAACGGATTCGGGGATGAGGAGGACTACATGATACAGGAGGATGAGTGGGACCGGGACATGTTGCTGGACCCTGCCTGGGAAAAACAGCAAAGAAAG ACCTTCACAGCCTGGTGTAACTCCCACCTGAGGAAAGCAGGAACACAGATTGAGAACATTGAGGACGACTTTAGGAATGGCCTCAAACTCATGCTTCTCTTGGAAGTTATTTCAG GTGAGAGGTTACCCAAGCCTGACAGAGGGAAGATGCGTTTTCATAAGATTGCCAACGTCAACAAAGCCTTAGATTTCATCACCAGCAAAGGAGTGAAACTTGTCTCGATTGGAGCTGAAG AAATTGTGGATGGTAACATTAAGATGACACTTGGAATGATATGGACCATCATCCTCCGCtttgccatccaggacatctctGTAGAAG AAACCTCTGCAAAGGAAGGCCTTCTCTTGTGGTGCCAGAGAAAGACTGCCCCCTACAGGAATGTCAATGTCCAGAACTTCCATGTTAG CTGGAAGGACGGACTGGCCTTCTGTGCCCTGATTCACAGACACAGGCCTGACCTCATCGACTACGCTAAGCTCAACAAG GATGATCCCATGGGGAACCTGAACCTGGCGTTTGAAATAGCAGAGAAGCACCTGGATATTCCCAAGATGCTGGATGCAGAAG aCATCATCAACACCCCCAAGCCTGATGAGAGAGCTATCATGACCTATGTGTCCTGCTTCTATCATGCATTTGCTGGAGCCGAGCAG GCTGAAACGGCAGCCAACAGGATCTGTAAAGTGCTGGGTGTGAACCAGGAGAATGAGAAACTGATGGAGGAATACGAGAGGTTGGCCAGCGAG CTACTGGAGTGGATCCGCCGGACCACCCCATGGTTGGAGAACAGGACTGCAGAGAAGAACATGGTTGAGATGCAGAGAAAGCTGGAAGATTTCCGAGACTACCGCCGCATGCACAAGCCCCCCAAGGTGCAGGAGAAGTGCCAGCTGGAGATCAGCTTCAACACCCTGCAGACCAAGCTGCGCATCAGCAACCGTCCCGCTTTCATGCCCTCGGAGGGAAAGATGGTGTCT GACATAGCCAGTGCATGGCAGGGGCTGGAGGGGGCAGAGAAAGGCTACGAGGAGTGGCTTCTGACAGAGATCCGAAGACTTGAGAGACTGGACCACCTGGCTGAAAAGTTTCGCCAGAAAGCCAGCACCCATGAGACCTGGGCTAATG GTAAAGAGCTGATTCTATCTCAGAAGGACTACGAGACGGCCACCCTGACGGAGGTGCGGGCGTTGCTACGGAAACACGAGTCATTTGAGAGTGACCTGGCTGCTCATCAGGACAGGGTGGAGCAGATCGCTGCCATCGCACAGGAGCTCAA TGAGCTGGACTATTATGATGTGGCTGCTGTCAACCAGAGGTGCCAGAGAATCTGTGACCTGTGGGATCAACTTGGTACACTGAcccagaagaggagagaggctctGGAG AGGACAGAGAAGTTGCTGGAAACCATTGATCAGTTGTTCCTGGAGTTTGCCAAGAGATCAGCACCCTTCAACAACTGGATGGAAGGGGCCATGGAGGATCTGCAGGACATGTTTTTTGTACACACTATCGATGAGGTCCAG AGCCTGATCTCTTCCCATGAGCAGTTCAAGGCCACCCTCCCAGaggcagacggagagagacaggccATCCTGGGGATCCACATGGAGGTGCAGAAGATCTCCCAGAGCTACGGCATCAAGGCCAACCTCATCAACCCCTATAGCACCATCACCACCGAGGAACTCCTCGCCAAGTGGGACAGG GTGAAGAAGCTGGTTCCCCAGAGAGAAGGCTCCCTCCAGGAAGAGCTAGCCCGGCAGCATGCTAGCGAGAGGCTGAGACGGCAGTTTGCTGTCCAGGCTAACCTCATCGGACCATGGATACAGACAAGGATGGAG GAGATTGGCCACTGCTCCCTGGAGGTGGGTGGTACCCTGGAGGACCAGATGACCCAGCTGAAGCAGTTTGAGCACGTCATCGTCACCTACAAGCCCAACATCGACAAGCTGGAGGGAGACCACCAGCTCATCCAGGAGTCTCTGGTGTTTGACAACAAGCACACCAACTACACTATGGAG CACATCCGTGTGGGCTGGGagctcctcctcaccaccatcGCCCGCACCATCAACGAGATCGAGACCCAGATCCTGACCCGTGATGCCAAGGGCATCAGTCAGGAACAGATGCACGAGTTCCGCTCTTCCTTCAACCACTTTGATCGG AAGAAACACGGGGCGATGGACACTGATGACTTTAGGGCCTGTCTGATCTCCATGGGTTATGATTTG GGTGAAGTGGAATTTGCCCGCATCATGATGCTGGTAGATCCCAGTGCCACTGGCATGGTGTCTTTCCAATCCTTTATCGATTTTATGACCAGAGAAACCACTGACACAGACACCGCCGACCAGGTCGTGGCATCCTTCAGAATCCTGGCAGccaataag CCCTACATCCTGGTTGAGGAGCTGAGGAGGGAGCTCCCCCCTGACCAGGCAGAGTACTGTATCTTGAGGATGGCCCCCTACAGTGGTCCAGGGGGACCCGCGGGGGCTCTAGACTACACCGCCTTCTCCACTGCCCTCTACGGAGAGAGTGACCTCTAA
- the LOC115135053 gene encoding alpha-actinin-2 isoform X1 → MMTEIETTVHYNNGFGDEEDYMIQEDEWDRDMLLDPAWEKQQRKTFTAWCNSHLRKAGTQIENIEDDFRNGLKLMLLLEVISGERLPKPDRGKMRFHKIANVNKALDFITSKGVKLVSIGAEEIVDGNIKMTLGMIWTIILRFAIQDISVEETSAKEGLLLWCQRKTAPYRNVNVQNFHVSWKDGLAFCALIHRHRPDLIDYAKLNKDDPMGNLNLAFEIAEKHLDIPKMLDAEDIINTPKPDERAIMTYVSCFYHAFAGAEQAETAANRICKVLGVNQENEKLMEEYERLASELLEWIRRTTPWLENRTAEKNMVEMQRKLEDFRDYRRMHKPPKVQEKCQLEISFNTLQTKLRISNRPAFMPSEGKMVSDIASAWQGLEGAEKGYEEWLLTEIRRLERLDHLAEKFRQKASTHETWANVSLAVCAYDPGKELILSQKDYETATLTEVRALLRKHESFESDLAAHQDRVEQIAAIAQELNELDYYDVAAVNQRCQRICDLWDQLGTLTQKRREALERTEKLLETIDQLFLEFAKRSAPFNNWMEGAMEDLQDMFFVHTIDEVQSLISSHEQFKATLPEADGERQAILGIHMEVQKISQSYGIKANLINPYSTITTEELLAKWDRVKKLVPQREGSLQEELARQHASERLRRQFAVQANLIGPWIQTRMEEIGHCSLEVGGTLEDQMTQLKQFEHVIVTYKPNIDKLEGDHQLIQESLVFDNKHTNYTMEHIRVGWELLLTTIARTINEIETQILTRDAKGISQEQMHEFRSSFNHFDRKKHGAMDTDDFRACLISMGYDLGEVEFARIMMLVDPSATGMVSFQSFIDFMTRETTDTDTADQVVASFRILAANKPYILVEELRRELPPDQAEYCILRMAPYSGPGGPAGALDYTAFSTALYGESDL, encoded by the exons ATGATGACCGAAATAGAGACGACAGTGCATTATAATAACGGATTCGGGGATGAGGAGGACTACATGATACAGGAGGATGAGTGGGACCGGGACATGTTGCTGGACCCTGCCTGGGAAAAACAGCAAAGAAAG ACCTTCACAGCCTGGTGTAACTCCCACCTGAGGAAAGCAGGAACACAGATTGAGAACATTGAGGACGACTTTAGGAATGGCCTCAAACTCATGCTTCTCTTGGAAGTTATTTCAG GTGAGAGGTTACCCAAGCCTGACAGAGGGAAGATGCGTTTTCATAAGATTGCCAACGTCAACAAAGCCTTAGATTTCATCACCAGCAAAGGAGTGAAACTTGTCTCGATTGGAGCTGAAG AAATTGTGGATGGTAACATTAAGATGACACTTGGAATGATATGGACCATCATCCTCCGCtttgccatccaggacatctctGTAGAAG AAACCTCTGCAAAGGAAGGCCTTCTCTTGTGGTGCCAGAGAAAGACTGCCCCCTACAGGAATGTCAATGTCCAGAACTTCCATGTTAG CTGGAAGGACGGACTGGCCTTCTGTGCCCTGATTCACAGACACAGGCCTGACCTCATCGACTACGCTAAGCTCAACAAG GATGATCCCATGGGGAACCTGAACCTGGCGTTTGAAATAGCAGAGAAGCACCTGGATATTCCCAAGATGCTGGATGCAGAAG aCATCATCAACACCCCCAAGCCTGATGAGAGAGCTATCATGACCTATGTGTCCTGCTTCTATCATGCATTTGCTGGAGCCGAGCAG GCTGAAACGGCAGCCAACAGGATCTGTAAAGTGCTGGGTGTGAACCAGGAGAATGAGAAACTGATGGAGGAATACGAGAGGTTGGCCAGCGAG CTACTGGAGTGGATCCGCCGGACCACCCCATGGTTGGAGAACAGGACTGCAGAGAAGAACATGGTTGAGATGCAGAGAAAGCTGGAAGATTTCCGAGACTACCGCCGCATGCACAAGCCCCCCAAGGTGCAGGAGAAGTGCCAGCTGGAGATCAGCTTCAACACCCTGCAGACCAAGCTGCGCATCAGCAACCGTCCCGCTTTCATGCCCTCGGAGGGAAAGATGGTGTCT GACATAGCCAGTGCATGGCAGGGGCTGGAGGGGGCAGAGAAAGGCTACGAGGAGTGGCTTCTGACAGAGATCCGAAGACTTGAGAGACTGGACCACCTGGCTGAAAAGTTTCGCCAGAAAGCCAGCACCCATGAGACCTGGGCTAATG tctctctcgctgtctgtgcGTATGACCCAGGTAAAGAGCTGATTCTATCTCAGAAGGACTACGAGACGGCCACCCTGACGGAGGTGCGGGCGTTGCTACGGAAACACGAGTCATTTGAGAGTGACCTGGCTGCTCATCAGGACAGGGTGGAGCAGATCGCTGCCATCGCACAGGAGCTCAA TGAGCTGGACTATTATGATGTGGCTGCTGTCAACCAGAGGTGCCAGAGAATCTGTGACCTGTGGGATCAACTTGGTACACTGAcccagaagaggagagaggctctGGAG AGGACAGAGAAGTTGCTGGAAACCATTGATCAGTTGTTCCTGGAGTTTGCCAAGAGATCAGCACCCTTCAACAACTGGATGGAAGGGGCCATGGAGGATCTGCAGGACATGTTTTTTGTACACACTATCGATGAGGTCCAG AGCCTGATCTCTTCCCATGAGCAGTTCAAGGCCACCCTCCCAGaggcagacggagagagacaggccATCCTGGGGATCCACATGGAGGTGCAGAAGATCTCCCAGAGCTACGGCATCAAGGCCAACCTCATCAACCCCTATAGCACCATCACCACCGAGGAACTCCTCGCCAAGTGGGACAGG GTGAAGAAGCTGGTTCCCCAGAGAGAAGGCTCCCTCCAGGAAGAGCTAGCCCGGCAGCATGCTAGCGAGAGGCTGAGACGGCAGTTTGCTGTCCAGGCTAACCTCATCGGACCATGGATACAGACAAGGATGGAG GAGATTGGCCACTGCTCCCTGGAGGTGGGTGGTACCCTGGAGGACCAGATGACCCAGCTGAAGCAGTTTGAGCACGTCATCGTCACCTACAAGCCCAACATCGACAAGCTGGAGGGAGACCACCAGCTCATCCAGGAGTCTCTGGTGTTTGACAACAAGCACACCAACTACACTATGGAG CACATCCGTGTGGGCTGGGagctcctcctcaccaccatcGCCCGCACCATCAACGAGATCGAGACCCAGATCCTGACCCGTGATGCCAAGGGCATCAGTCAGGAACAGATGCACGAGTTCCGCTCTTCCTTCAACCACTTTGATCGG AAGAAACACGGGGCGATGGACACTGATGACTTTAGGGCCTGTCTGATCTCCATGGGTTATGATTTG GGTGAAGTGGAATTTGCCCGCATCATGATGCTGGTAGATCCCAGTGCCACTGGCATGGTGTCTTTCCAATCCTTTATCGATTTTATGACCAGAGAAACCACTGACACAGACACCGCCGACCAGGTCGTGGCATCCTTCAGAATCCTGGCAGccaataag CCCTACATCCTGGTTGAGGAGCTGAGGAGGGAGCTCCCCCCTGACCAGGCAGAGTACTGTATCTTGAGGATGGCCCCCTACAGTGGTCCAGGGGGACCCGCGGGGGCTCTAGACTACACCGCCTTCTCCACTGCCCTCTACGGAGAGAGTGACCTCTAA